GAACAGTCACTACGGCTCCAATCTTCTGTTCGCAGATCAATGGCAGTCCACTTTCTAACTCCATGCTATAAATCACTTAGGGTTGCTGCCCCTTcccagtcaagtcaagtcaagttggggaacatACACTGGTaaagtgcgttgccgcacccactacatgacgaaacaactcgggatccagGTTGGCAactcccccaggcagacacgtgccCCAGTACCAGCCTCTGGAAATTACcctttatctgccacagccaggtgttacgtgggtgacccctctgtccagtcactcgggtcctcaacgCGAAACGCGTCATatgaccgtagtgccgtaactgacgctccagcacaatgcaggtcatgtgcctcattcggaactccatgagcaacacaaagtcaaaccaaaagttcccaaggattctccgaagagacacagtaccgaaggagtccagtcttcatctcaggtcactggatagagtccaaatctcacaaccatataggaagacaggaagcaccaggactctaaagacttggaccttcatccttttgcatagatatcgggagcaccacacaaccctttccagctgggacacggccatcagcagtgtgtctgtttgcgaagATTGTGTTgatcttgtcaagaggtttacttaccttggcagtgacattcatgtctctggtaactcttcctatgaagtcagtagacggattgggaaagcatgggaaGGGGGGGTTCCTTCCCAGTGTAATTAAATAATTCAACCACCATGTAGTTGCAGGTGGAAAAACTCAATTTTTTACAATAATTTCAAAGATAAGATTATTTCAGTCAATCCCATCTTATATATGTTCAGAAAATACGTTCTTATTCCATTAAttttcaaagaagtgttttttttaatgtttttatggtTAATGTAACTTAAgcaacagcagaaggctgctgcTGTATGAGCTgcttatatgaaagcttatatgAAAGCCTCTTTCCCTGGTGTTGCACTTAGGATCCAGGCAGCTTCAgacaaatgataaaaatatacaaattatacaagttgaagtaacttatctcaagataaaattgaaatagcaaactAAGTTGTAGCTTAACTTGCACAGAATGTTTCGATGTTTTAAGACACACGGGATTGCATATTTGcctatttttttcaacaagagagtttgaaatttcaaaactttgcacTGCACAATCTATTCAACATTTCCCAATGAAAACTGAATGATCCCAacaaatttatttgaaatattagagtgccaaattttaaaataatcagttGACATTAAGATGAGCTATTTCATGTGGGCAAATGGACAGACAGAAAGGACTACCTCAGTAGGTGCTTCTCACGTTATATGAGAGCATACTAGAAAAGAAGCTGTGAACCTTAGATTCAAATTACTTtaccattaaaatattaaatcatttgtAATGGTGTCCTGAAATTAAAGGTGTAGCTTTATCTTCTGTCACAGTCGGTTTCAGACTTTGCCAACATAAAACATTGAGCATGCTCAGTGATGCTATTTCCAAGTCAATTTGATCAAATTACACAACAGACAGTTCAAATCTACTTCAGTCCCCATCTGTTTTTGTGCTTATCAGGACTGTGTGGTTTTCTTCTGTGGACTTTTGTGCAAACATCCATTCTCAGACAAACCTAATCTGATTCCTGGTGGTCAGGAGAAGCTGGACATTGAGCTCTATGGTCTAGCCCTAGCAGCTCTAagcaaagcacacacacacacgcagacaaacccacccacagacacacacatacagagtagAGTCACTAGTATACTTTAGGGATgagggagaaaactggagtacaaagagcaaaaccaaatgaaatccaaagagaacatgcaaactgcacacagaacaaCAAAAGTAAGGTAGAGGATTCCCGCCAGTGTATTGGACAATAAGGCACATTGCAGTGACACAACTTCAGCCTTTTAAATTCCATTAGTTCAGCTTATATGTTTTAATATACTTTCAGATCATCTCAAATGAATGGTGCAgcttacctttttgttttttttatgtcaaAACCTGCTGTCCCttacctttgtaattaattaattcaacCACCATGTAGTTGCAGGatgaaaaactcatttttttataataataacccACAGATAAAATTAACCTCTAACCTGTCTCACTGTGTATATCGTATGACGCATATTCAGCCCTAGAGACTGTGGCTGTCTTTACCTTCAAACCAAGTTTTACCTCCGAACAGAGGGATTCTCAAAGGCATCCTCagtaataataacacaaatgctttgacttttaagcctttacttgaaaaatacagaatttatttgaattaaaaccATGAACAGCAAACAAATGGTAACATACTTATTATTTACCAAAACAGTTTAAAATGTCTCCATTAGATACTGACCcatcatttttctcttttaaatgtaaaaataggtTTCGTTctatatatgttatattttactttattctttgcaaTTTTCTTGTCTATGCATTACAAACTGTCTATTTATTAAAACTGTAACATTTCTGACAATTGCCCCTCCCTTCAGTTGACCCCCAGTTCGGATGTTAATCATCCCACCATGTCCACTGTCATCTTTGACACCATGGACTTGCTTCACTTTCCTGGTATAGACACAAAGGCGACACGTCTGAGAGACAAATTAACTCAAATTCAGTATGTTTAGCGATAACATCTTTTAATGAAATTCGAAATGTGATCCTTTGATTTAGTTTGACTTGTTTGATgtgaggggcagcacggtggcgcagtggtagtgctgctgcctcgcagttaggagacccgggtttgcttcccgggtcctccctgtgtggagtttgcatgctctccctgtgtctgcgtgggtttccttccacagtccaaagacatgcaggtttggtgcattggcgattctacaaccccaaatcagaaaaagttgggacagtgtggaaaacgtgaataaaaaataaagcagtaatttacaaatttcccttaacttttatttcattgcagacagtatgaacacaagataattcatgtttttttttggtcaacatcatttgatttgtaaataaacatccattcttgccattcaggcttgcaacacattccaaaacaagttgggatgggggcaattcaggggtagtaatgaggtgtaataactaaataatgatgtgctttgaaactggtgatgttaacaggtgattgcaatcatgattcggtacaaaagcagcatcgatgaaaggcctactcctttaggagcaaagatgggcagaggatcgccagtttgccaccaagtgcgggcaaaaatctttgaaatatgaagaaaaacgtttctcaaagccagataggaagagatttgggcatttctccctctacagtgcataacatagtgaaaagaatcagggaatctggagaaattaccgtgcgcaaaggccaagggcacaagcctaaactgaatggccgtgatctccgagccctcagacggcactgcattaaaaaccgtcattcatcaataaatgatataactgcgtgggctcaggactacttcaggaagtcactctcaagcactacagtacgtagttacattaggaaatgctagctaaaactgtactgtgccaaaaggaagccctacataaatagtgtccagaagtgccgtcgacttctctgggctcggaggcatcttggatggtccattgtgcagtggaaacgtgtattgtggtcagacgaatcggttttttgtatcttttttggaagaaatggacgccgtgtgctgcggaccaaagaggaaaaggaccatccagactgttaccagatacaagtccaaaagtgcagatgcttgactggcctgcctgcagccctgatttgtctcctatagagaatgtttggacgaattttgaaaggaaaaatgtgtcctatagagaatgtttggcgcGAAGATGTGTCAACGAAGACCCCGTACTGTTGCgcacctaaaacgttgtttgcaggaagaatgggacaaactaacttgcaacacttagtcacttgatttcttcaatgcctaaacgtcttttaagtgttgttaaaagacaggggaactgtacaaagtgataaatgctgtactgtcccaactttttttgaaatgtgttgcaagcctgaatggcaaaaatggatatttatttaaaaatcaaatgatgttgacaaaaaaaaaaaaaattattttgtgttcatactgtatgcaatgaaataaaatttgaggagaatttataacttgcttttttcttttattattcacattttccacactgtcccaactctttctgatttggggttgtaaattgtccctaacgtgtgcttggtgtgtgtgtgtgtgtgcgccgtgtggtaggctggcgccctgcctggggtttgtttcctgccttgcgccctgtgttggctgggattggctccagtagacacccgtgaccctgtgataggttggataatggatggatggatggatggatgtttgatatGAAATGAGCTGTGAGGGAATGtgcagctttagaaatggtttctgCATTTCAGAGTCCATAAAGTTTAAAAACTCCAAAAACTGACAATGAGAGACAAACAGAAGTGGGCCTTAATGCTTTGGGTGGACTTGACTGAGACATGCGCACCCACAGAAATGTCACATATGACTACTGAGTTATAAATGGGGTATTGGCACTGATGAGGGCAGCATCGGTTTAATTGAACAAATGAATGGCAGACATTTTAGGTCTGTGAACTGAATAATGAAGCACTGAGGTCAGCGCCAGGAGTTATCAATGAGAGAATAAGCTAAAGGTGAAATAAGAAATGGATAAAGGATCAGCTGTAGGGTCTGCTTTAGATTATTGGcgtatatgtttaattaaaataaaagaacatttacCCATCTATGTGCTAAATAACATAATCCAGTTGTAGAGTAAAGCAGGCCGGAGCTCATAATGGCAGTGACCATCATGGACAAGGGGCCAGTCCATTGTGATAAAGACTCCTATGCTAATGATCTGTCAtgctgggccagtttagaatgaCCAGTTGACTTAAACACACACAAGTATGGAATTGGGATGGAAGCCAAAGTAACCACAAGAAACAGTGAGCTGGTCAGGATATGATCTGAACCAAGGCTAATGGAGCTGTGATAGAACAGCACTAACTCCTGAACCACATTACTAAAATATTCATAAGGAAATGACACTGACACGTGGTTAAAACTTAGAATAAACTGTTGATTATTTCAGCGACCACCAGGAGGAAatacaaaacttaaaaataaaaatcctaaaatgaaaaagcaaacctCACAAATTTTAGAAACTTTTCTGATAGACTCCTTCAAACAAACTGCAACAGCAGGCCTCCATTTAACTGACAAACAAGCACTTGACATTAATGTGTCTAAAAAGATGGCATCAGAAGAACTCACCAAGTTATTTAGCTCAATGAACATTGCCAGGGGGCTTCAGGTGTGCACTTTGTGAACAAAAATGTAGGCTGTGTTTAAAGCAAAAAACTATTTTTACTGTGAAATATCTTCAAACTTGCTCATCTGTGATGATTGGCTTTAAAGACAACTCTTTCATAATTTACCATCCAATTTTTATagagaaatttctttttgtttgtcatttagaCATTTGCTATTGTGAATTAGATAAGCAAAGTATAAATGTGACTATTGACAAGGACATTGCAAATAATAGGGGACACATTTTACCACATTTATTCTCATCCTGTGGAATTCTTCACTCTTCTACTCTTACagataaatttgtttttatttaaacaatcggAAGCTTTGATGCCGTCACTTCTTATCATGGCACATCCTTGGGATGAGTGACTATTAGAAGTAAATCTGCAAAGAGAGAAATGAGTGACTATGAAACACCCTAAGAATTAACACAACAGGGATGTGTGATAAAAAGACTGAGAACAAGAAGGCCACCTCTGTGGATTAAACTGGGTACCATCCTCCCATTTCCAGACTGACCCAGTGGCTCTTTTCTTCAGTCCAATCCAGTAGCTGTCCTTCATTTTGTGGCTCCTCATGTGCTGTAAAACTGCGCCCTGCCGGAGACAGAGAGACGTCACATCATAATAGACTGAATTGCTGATAGTGAACACCCTGCTGCCAGTGTGTTTGGGTGAATGGCAGTAAATGAAGTGTGACACTGGAGTAATAGAGTGAGATATTGTGCCACACTGCAGTCTTATCAGTCTTCTGTGCCACATTAATCTTAATGTCACTAAACCATTTCATCACATAAACATCACTCTTTATGTCACCTTTTTTATTGACTTGGACTGCTCCACTGGAGCTCACTCTAACTGACATTTCATTGAagagatttttaaaaaacaaagagcacTGTGACCTTTGAGGCCTGTGGTGAAATAATCCAAACTCTGATTTATGAACTGGTGCTGCAAAGTCTTCAATTACAAATGAAATGTTGATCACTAATTGCATTTCTGCAGACCGCACACTGCTGGCCAGGTTTGATGTTCATACTTTTGAtgactttttataatgttttcctAAACATACTGCTCTGTGCGAGGAAGcagaagacaaaagatgttacATGAAAGTCATAAGCAAGACTCATTTCTGGCTGTACTTTTGTGTCTTGTTTTATCATAGATACATCAGCAACTTTCCCACACCTCAGCTCGATAATAGCACATCATGTCTGCTCCTTACCAACTCTTTTCGATCCTTAAATTCAACAAGAGGTATTTGATGCCTTGCACAGAAGTCCACGCTGGTCAACCATGTTTTTTCCACTACAGAGAAATAGTAATAGTGGTCTCCCAGTCTTGTGAAAAGGCTCTTCTTTAATGAATCTGCAAAGATAAAGCAATGTGGTAGAGTCAGCGCCTGTTAGCTTGTGTAAGCACAACTCCAGTAATGTTTCAGTATTTTCAGTTCTGAGAGGCAgtaagcaagagagagagagagaaagttttgtttctaaaattaattatggaatctctatatatataaaatccattgtctgtctgtctgtctgtctgtccgcttttcacaagagaactacttagcaATGTTCCCATTGATTTGTTTTACTCTCATTTTAGCATGGATTTTAACTTCACGGACTGACATTGTTTTTAGGATGATTTATTTCTCGAAAAGAGcagtgcactttaatttgaacactgttctgttttgagtgttttttcATGAAAGCACTGAGAACCTGTaaggccggggttatacttcacgtgatgcgacacatgctgcagtggacgctcctgctacccTAGTGTTGTCCTGTTTATATTTGCTTGTgtgctttatgtaaatctggaggaatctaccaggtggcagtgtgagatattatcatggtgagaacaggatCGACTTTGCTGCgttatgaattgcctggaacatccattcaattctgatgacaccttatcacaatatctctgaaaggatgtttaatgactAAATCCATtagtccagggatgtgtccattctagctagcattgggcacaaggcagaaacaatccctggacagggcattgcaaggtgaatacaagcacacacatacactggagtcattttagcggcaccaaatccccaaatctgcatgtctttggaaaaaaattggaacacactgtggaaacccagcaggaaaacatgtaaactccaggcaggtaataccagcgacgtgactccctgcaagacagcagtgctaccgctctgccaccatgtTACCCCCATGTGTGcaattattaatagtattcattatttaaacaaaattatcaatttatctgtaaaatgtaacatacatattttattgcatttctttctacaagtgatatcaagtataaatctaaagattctaaatttgcagagagttggaatatcatacatttaatgtgttctgcgtggcgatctattgctgcttgcctctGCTTACAGGttcaagaagcttgtagcgattaaaaacggATGACATttatgacggtctgctttaataatatagtaaactacgaggttaaagtggacatttcgagattaaagccgaaatttccactttaatcacaaaacacacgttttcaccatgtccttaatttttttctctgtgtctcaaATACAACTCTGTGCATTATGTTACTgttttgaagttaaaaaaaaaaaagacagcacaaaagatggtatgtgagacttttaaaatgtatcgtgtcattacgatcgggaatatgcgatgcttgaacaTAAAAGCAttatgaatgcatctgtatgtcagtattttgcttcaccacatcgaacgattcatcaaacatcgaagcacgcacatcgatcccgtaggatccgcatagaggctttctgtcagaggtagatagtaaacagaaacTCTGATGTCACGTTCCGATTTTTAGCACGCTGCGCCcaccgactttttgctggtactgcaactcgcgcattcGTCactttaatttctgaggacctgctcagaggacgtgtgaaatgaacgctgggaacgcgtggcagccatgatgtgggcgcatatgcgttctgagcgtgaagtataaaccggcccttacaCCTACCTCTTGCTTGGTATTGTGTCATCTGCCGGCTCAACAGTTATGTTATTGACAGTATTGGATTTAAGCAGAAGGAAGTGGGAGCATGGAACCAACTCGCACCGTCAGAAGGGACAATGCTACATACTGaagaactttattttgttttgccagTTTATATCAGATAGCTGGTGTCACTTCTCAGAGAACTGaccgacaggtcaggaatatctttcCCATTAGCTGACCGGTGAGGCACTTCATCAAGTATTCATAAGGTGTGcgtgcacacatactgtataaaacacaACATGTTTTTgtcaatgttaaaaaagaaatttgcaGTACTCTTTGTTTCTCCTAATGTAATCGGAGCCCTATACTGCACTCACATTGCAATAAGAGGACCTAATGAGAATGAAGcagcttttgttaaccataagctgttatattccattaatgcacaagtcatctgtgatgccataAGGTGGCTGAGAAACCTTGTGTCCTCATGGCCTGGGTATGCCCATgactcatttattttgaggcaaagtagcttagGCATGGGATGGTGCTATatgtggtggctggcttgttggttaGGTTACTGAGTGTCTCAGAGCGTTTGCAACCAATAGTGAAGATATCATCAGAAGTCTCCAATAGGTCAACTCGTAAAACATAAAATGGATTCAGAGATAGAGGATGTGACTTAGACATTGGAATTAAAGGTTTGTGAGTCAagcaccaaagaaaaaaaaattaaaaataaataagtcaaaaaataaattagcaaagcaagaagcaaagaaataaataaataaacttgttaattattaaaaataattgctgTACCATTGGAGTTCAATGTATTTCTTCCACCACCACCGCTTTTGCTGCCTAAGATCAAAAATAACACACATTTAGTTGGTTAACCAGACTTGCCCTACACAGGCTTGATGAGTTCAAACATAGTGATGATGAAGATGACATTTGCAACCAGCAGCTAAAATATTTCACCATACAATAATGGCACTATAAACTTAGAAATGGAACTCAGTACAGAGGAATGAGTGCAGGCATGGAAACAATTAATAACAAACATCCATATCAATCTCAAAAACTCTAGTACATATTTTAAAGAACTTTGTGTTGAATCAGTTCAAATCATCAGTGAGTATTACTAGAGTAATTAACTACCAAAATAAGTGCCCACTGGGGCACTGCTGTGCCATACTAAAATCCAGAATGACACTCAGATACTAAAAACCAGCaacaaactgtt
This genomic window from Polypterus senegalus isolate Bchr_013 chromosome 4, ASM1683550v1, whole genome shotgun sequence contains:
- the LOC120528059 gene encoding killer cell lectin-like receptor subfamily G member 1, translated to MEVTYSQVEDGQSSGQLRSQQKGPASDQQSSNDRIEEYTYQELQKRELEVYSSLETQDQKKRERPELERLVYLEPEAMKEEQTYETVQQRVVCSSLKTEDNQEKGRVSDTEAKEHGISSFCCKLFMLLIILTIVIGVVIYLLVRGSKSGGGGRNTLNSNDSLKKSLFTRLGDHYYYFSVVEKTWLTSVDFCARHQIPLVEFKDRKELGAVLQHMRSHKMKDSYWIGLKKRATGSVWKWEDGTQFNPQRFTSNSHSSQGCAMIRSDGIKASDCLNKNKFICKSRRVKNSTG